A segment of the Malaclemys terrapin pileata isolate rMalTer1 chromosome 1, rMalTer1.hap1, whole genome shotgun sequence genome:
ACTGTCCAGGAAGTGGTTCAGGGAAGATGGCCCAGCACCATGTCACCAGCCATCTCTACACAGAGACAGAGGAACAGGATAAAAGAATTAGGTCCCTTTACGAGTAAAGAGCCggagcagcctgtcccggatctgttTTGTCCTCACCCCATAAATGATGGGGTGAAGCAAGGGGGGCACAAGCAGGTACACATTGGCAATGAGAACAAGGACATGTAGGGGCACTTTGTGGCCAAACCGGTGAACGAGGGAGGAGAAGAATTCTGGAATGTAGAAAGATAATATGCAACAAAGGTGGGAGCCacaggtcccaaaagtcttgagccgggcatcctttgtgggaaggctgaagatggccctgaggatctggataTAGGACACAGTGATAAAAGGCACATCCAGACCAATCACAGAGAATACTACAAAGAGACCATAGTAACTACTGATGCAGGTATCGgcacaggccagcttcaccacagcTATGTGATCACAGTAGGAatgggggatgatgttggttctgcaatatggccattgCCTCACTAGGAAGGGATAGGGCAATGTAAGTATGCCGCTGCgcagcagcacagccaggccAATCTTGGCCACAACAGAATTTGTGAGggtggtggaatgtctcaggggatcacagatggccacatagcgatcCAAAGCCAAGGCCACAAATATCCCAGATTCCATCACTGagaagcagtgaatgaagtacatctgggtgaggcaggcactgaaatcgatctccctggaattgaaccagaagttACTCAGCATTTTGGGCACAGTGGCCGTGGACAGGACCAGGTCGGtgatggccagcatgcagaggaaatagtacatgggcccatGGAGGCTCTGCTCCGTCTTCacgatgaacaggatggtgaagttccccaagacgGCTATGGTGTACATGgtacagaaggggatggagatccagacatgggctgcctccaggccaggaatacCAAGCAgaatgaaggtggaggggttggtgaaattggttgtgttggaatctgacatggagtagaGGAGAAGTTGtccctgacttcctgtatgtgccCAGGGTATAGGGTGATGGTTGAAGTTCAAATGCCTGGATGGAGAGACAGTATTAATATAAGACTCTACATGCACTACTGGAGGCTGTTTTCATGGGTGAAACAGATTGGTCACTCTTCACACACTGagaaatgacattttcataattCAGGGAAATTCAGGACCCTTCTAATGCCAATTCCATATTTTATGATATTCCTTGTATCAATAATTCTTACATGTCAGGGTAGAGGAACTTTAAGAGGCAGCAGTGGGAAACACATGTGTGGATACTGGTTATCCATTCCTTAATGCAATGAAACCCAGGCT
Coding sequences within it:
- the LOC128833590 gene encoding olfactory receptor 52R1-like: MSDSNTTNFTNPSTFILLGIPGLEAAHVWISIPFCTMYTIAVLGNFTILFIVKTEQSLHGPMYYFLCMLAITDLVLSTATVPKMLSNFWFNSREIDFSACLTQMYFIHCFSVMESGIFVALALDRYVAICDPLRHSTTLTNSVVAKIGLAVLLRSGILTLPYPFLVRQWPYCRTNIIPHSYCDHIAVVKLACADTCISSYYGLFVVFSVIGLDVPFITVSYIQILRAIFSLPTKDARLKTFGTCGSHLCCILSFYIPEFFSSLVHRFGHKVPLHVLVLIANVYLLVPPLLHPIIYGVRTKQIRDRLLRLFTRKGT